In the Juglans microcarpa x Juglans regia isolate MS1-56 chromosome 6D, Jm3101_v1.0, whole genome shotgun sequence genome, one interval contains:
- the LOC121235472 gene encoding uncharacterized protein LOC121235472, which translates to MVSEFVHQYEKALDARYFKKKEKDVRTKSTRAIMKTLWKIEEYAASVYTRKSFMIFQDELFNSQQYKSTKVDKEGESKIYRVAPNDKDKPTYYVTLESGKAKDDPTMRKNKLMMQFYDIVELESQSIHRCNHFSLALDSVHKELLLMKEIEGKEKAEGGNMSLTDSQMLKSQVVSNFTQILLDPPRVSTKGRPKSLRAKNPKETQTTKKRRCSICKTEGHAKNNCPSVKDLGNTIGNKTSSLDPPLQTTGGHTKNNCPSVRDLGNITGNISQSLDSSLQT; encoded by the exons ATGGTGAGTGAATTTGTGCATCAATACGAGAAAGCCTTAGATGCACGTTATttcaagaagaaagagaaggacGTGCGAACAAAATCGACACGGGCAATTATGAAAACGTTATGGAAAATTGAAGAATATGCGGCCTCAGTCTATACAAGGAAGTCTTTCATGATCTTCCAAGATGAGCTATTCAATAGCCAACAGTACAAATCAACCAAAGTTGATAAAGAGGGTGAAAGTAAGATATACAGAGTCGCACCGAATGACAAAGATAAACCTACTTATTATGTAACTTTGGAGAGTGGAAAAGCGAAG GATGATCCAACCATGAGAAAAAATAAGTTGATGATGCAATTCTACGATATTGTAGAACTTGAATCACAATCAATACATAGATGTAACCATTTCTCTCTTGCTTTAGACAGTGTTCACAAGGAGTTGCTCTTGATGaaagaaattgaaggaaaagaaaaagcagaaggTGGAAACATGTCACTCACTGATTCacaaatgttaaaatcacaagttGTATCAAATTTTACACAAATTTTGTTGGATCCTCCACGGGTGTCAACAAAAGGCCGACCAAAATCGTTGAGAGCAAAAAATCCGAAAGAAACTCAAACCACGAAGAAAAGACGTTGTAGCATTTGCAAGACTGAGGGTCATGCTAAGAACAATTGTCCTTCAGTGAA GGATCTTGGAAATACAATTGGGAACAAGACTTCAAGTTTGGATCCACCGCTTCAAACAACTGGGGGTCATACTAAGAACAACTGTCCTTCAGTGAG ggATCTTGGAAATATAACTGGGAACATATCTCAAAGCTTGGATTCGTCGCTTCAAACATGA